One window of the Salvelinus alpinus chromosome 13, SLU_Salpinus.1, whole genome shotgun sequence genome contains the following:
- the LOC139537169 gene encoding protocadherin-10-like isoform X2, which produces MDLRGAKRRLGGIWQVTCLALVVCVLDLVWAQIRYSIPEELEHGAFVGNIADDLGLDVERLSARRFRIVSGAKKQYLEVNLENCILFVNEIIDREELCEQSLSCSFHLQVVIENPLELYRVEVEILDVNDNSPSFPWSEFNLDISESAVPGSRFPLESAQDLDVGSNSLRSYLLSVNEHFVLDIQTRSDGSKFAELVLESPLDREQQNTHQMVLTAVDGGSPERSGTAQINITVLDANDNAPVFDQSFYRVRLVENAPKGTVVIKLNASDLDEGPNADITYSFSGHAPIKVRELFSVDSRTGEIRVKGVVDYEKARMHEIYVQAKDKGPSAVAVHCKVLVNILDVNDNLPEVILTSVSTPVQEDAPPGTVIAVISVMDKDSGENGNVDCEIPHHVPFQLHSSFKNYYTLVTCDFLDRETVPEYNITLTARDMGAPPLFTRKTILVQVSDMNDNTPRFKQPSYTVYLTENNAPGASICSVTALDPDSDQNAYLSYSILEGDIQGMPVSTYVSINSDNGNIYALRSFDHEQLRNFQILVQAQDAGFPPLRTNVTVNVFILDQNDNAPVIVAPLPQNGTAATEVVPRSVDAGYLVAKITAMDADAGQNSRLFYQVLQANDPSLFSVALYTGEIRTIRRFVEKDPIRQMLVILVKDNGQPPLSATVSIILSVVDNVPESLPDFGDLTLSPQYRSNLTLYLIVSLGVISFTFLVAIIVLAAIKGYRDRHSIRRYNCSLSACCGFRSEESTTDVFKKSNLNVQITTSTKGSTNCVEANGNGPLSQPYCYKMCLTPESSKSEFMFLKSCSPMNATPQKNNAKGADYPKSGWSAQDSRSLIVNNGATIPNELKQANMDWTLTKNQRNSAHKSFSSMERTFPRRPRPDPDGFSCPVAPQYYTWGSHMREYKMSSQVEGIGELGSVGSAGRVPTRSWTPSYTQPPSAQPPPDYQHNVYIPGTPSGYCTLKPAPRGELDVYNSFSTFGKNKRLISSYDPSFDQREDNLINNDFFK; this is translated from the exons ATGGACCTCCGAGGCGCAAAGAGACGGCTTGGGGGGATATGGCAGGTGACATGCCTAGCTCTCGTCGTATGTGTCCTGGATTTAGTTTGGGCTCAGATTCGTTATTCAATCCCTGAGGAACTGGAACATGGCGCTTTTGTTGGAAATATAGCCGATGACTTGGGTTTAGACGTCGAGAGACTCTCTGCGCGCAGGTTCAGGATAGTTTCAGGAGCAAAAAAGCAATACTTGGAGGTGAATTtagaaaattgtattttatttgtaaaCGAAATAATTGATCGAGAGGAACTATGTGAACAGAGTCTGTCTTGCTCTTTCCATTTGCAAGTGGTAATTGAAAACCCATTGGAACTGTACAGGGTTGAGGTGGAGATTTTAGATGTGAACGATAACTCACCCAGTTTTCCGTGGAGTGAGTTTAATTTGGATATATCCGAGTCGGCGGTACCCGGGTCCCGCTTCCCACTAGAGAGCGCGCAGGACTTGGACGTTGGCAGCAACTCGCTCCGCTCTTATCTGCTGAGTGTGAATGAACATTTTGTCCTGGACATCCAGACGCGTAGTGATGGCAGTAAGTTTGCGGAGTTGGTCCTGGAGAGCCCCTTGGACAGAGAGCAGCAGAATACGCACCAAATGGTGCTGACGGCTGTGGATGGAGGCTCGCCAGAAAGATCTGGGACAGCGCAAATCAATATAACAGTTCTGGATGCAAATGACAACGCGCCCGTGTTCGACCAGTCTTTCTACAGAGTGAGGCTTGTGGAAAACGCACCGAAGGGCACCGTTGTGATAAAACTAAACGCATCGGATTTGGATGAGGGTCCTAATGCGGATATCACATACTCTTTCAGCGGGCATGCTCCCATAAAAGTGCGCGAGCTTTTCAGTGTGGATTCGCGCACTGGAGAGATCAGAGTGAAAGGGGTCGTAGATTATGAAAAGGCCAGGATGCATGAGATATATGTGCAAGCCAAGGACAAGGGCCCATCGGCAGTGGCCGTGCACTGTAAAGTTCTGGTCAATATCTTAGATGTGAATGACAACCTCCCGGAGGTGATCTTGACATCAGTGTCCACACCTGTCCAAGAGGACGCCCCACCGGGGACTGTGATAGCTGTCATCAGCGTCATGGACAAAGACTCAGGTGAAAATGGGAATGTTGACTGTGAAATTCCACATCATGTCCccttccagctccactcctctttTAAGAACTATTACACTTTGGTTACTTGTGATTTTTTGGACAGAGAGACGGTGCCAGAGTACAACATCACTCTCACAGCAAGAGATATGGGCGCACCTCCCTTGTTCACAAGGAAAACTATTTTAGTTCAAGTGTCAGACATGAACGACAACACACCCCGATTCAAGCAGCCATCATACACCGTCTATTTGACAGAGAATAACGCACCAGGAGCCTCAATTTGCTCGGTTACTGCCCTGGATCCAGATTCAGACCAAAATGCCTATCTCTCTTACTCTATTCTGGAAGGTGATATACAGGGGATGCCCGTGTCCACCTACGTCTCCATAAACTCAGACAACGGGAATATCTACGCATTGCGTTCTTTTGACCATGAGCAGCTAAGAAACTTTCAGATTTTAGTCCAAGCACAAGATGCCGGGTTTCCACCCCTGAGAACCAATGTTACAGTAAATGTCTTTATTTTGGACCAAAATGACAATGCACCAGTCATAGTAGCACCTCTACCCCAAAACGGCACCGCGGCGACTGAAGTTGTGCCCAGGTCAGTTGATGCTGGCTATCTTGTGGCAAAAATCACTGCGATGGACGCAGACGCAGGTCAAAACTCGCGTCTGTTCTACCAGGTGCTCCAGGCAAACGACCCGAGCCTGTTTAGCGTCGCCCTGTACACGGGCGAAATCAGGACGATTCGCCGATTTGTGGAAAAAGACCCCATAAGGCAAATGCTGGTCATTCTGGTCAAGGACAACGGTCAGCCACCCCTTTCGGCCACAGTTTCCATCATCCTGTCAGTTGTTGACAACGTGCCAGAATCGCTGCCTGATTTCGGCGACCTCACACTGAGCCCCCAGTACCGCTCGAACCTCACGCTGTACTTAATAGTGTCTCTGGGCGTTATCTCGTTCACGTTTCTGGTGGCTATTATCGTCCTGGCAGCGATAAAGGGATACAGGGACAGACATTCCATTCGGAGGTATAACTGCTCTCTGAGTGCATGCTGCGGGTTCCGATCAGAGGAGTCTACCACTGATGTGTTCAAGAAGTCCAACTTGAACGTGCAGATAACCACAAGCACCAAAGGATCCACGAACTGCGTTGAGGCAAATGGCAACGGCCCCCTTTCTCAGCCATACTGCTACAAGATGTGTCTGACCCCGGAATCATCCAAGAGCGAGTTCATGTTCCTAAAGTCATGCAGTCCAATGAATGCGACTCCACAGAAAAATAATGCCAAGGGCGCAGACTACCCCAAATCGGGTTGGAGCGCACAGGACTCCCGCAGCCTGATAGTGAACAACGGAGCAACTATTCCGAACGAG CTCAAGCAAGCGAACATGGACTGGACATTGACGAAAAATCAACGAAATTCAGCACACAAAAG CTTTAGCTCCATGGAGAGGACCTTCCCACGTAGACCCAGGCCGGACCCGGATGGCTTTTCCTGCCCGGTGGCACCACAGTACTATACCTGGGGTAGTCATATGCGTG AATACAAGATGTCCTCCCAGGTCGAAGGGATTGGAGAGCTAGGAAGTGTTGGAAGTGCAGGAAGGGTTCCAACCCGTTCGTGGACTCCGAGCTACACCCAGCCTCCATCTGCACAGCCACCACCTGACTACCAGCACAACGTCTACATCCCTGGCACACCGTCTGGGTACTGCACTCTGAAGCCTGCACCCAGGGGGGAACTGGATGTCTACAACTCATTCTCTACGTTTGGAAAGAATAAGAGGCTCATCTCTAGCTATGACCCGAGCTTTGACCAGAGAGAGGACAACCTGATAAACAATGACTTTTTTAAATGA
- the LOC139537169 gene encoding protocadherin-10-like isoform X1, translating into MDLRGAKRRLGGIWQVTCLALVVCVLDLVWAQIRYSIPEELEHGAFVGNIADDLGLDVERLSARRFRIVSGAKKQYLEVNLENCILFVNEIIDREELCEQSLSCSFHLQVVIENPLELYRVEVEILDVNDNSPSFPWSEFNLDISESAVPGSRFPLESAQDLDVGSNSLRSYLLSVNEHFVLDIQTRSDGSKFAELVLESPLDREQQNTHQMVLTAVDGGSPERSGTAQINITVLDANDNAPVFDQSFYRVRLVENAPKGTVVIKLNASDLDEGPNADITYSFSGHAPIKVRELFSVDSRTGEIRVKGVVDYEKARMHEIYVQAKDKGPSAVAVHCKVLVNILDVNDNLPEVILTSVSTPVQEDAPPGTVIAVISVMDKDSGENGNVDCEIPHHVPFQLHSSFKNYYTLVTCDFLDRETVPEYNITLTARDMGAPPLFTRKTILVQVSDMNDNTPRFKQPSYTVYLTENNAPGASICSVTALDPDSDQNAYLSYSILEGDIQGMPVSTYVSINSDNGNIYALRSFDHEQLRNFQILVQAQDAGFPPLRTNVTVNVFILDQNDNAPVIVAPLPQNGTAATEVVPRSVDAGYLVAKITAMDADAGQNSRLFYQVLQANDPSLFSVALYTGEIRTIRRFVEKDPIRQMLVILVKDNGQPPLSATVSIILSVVDNVPESLPDFGDLTLSPQYRSNLTLYLIVSLGVISFTFLVAIIVLAAIKGYRDRHSIRRYNCSLSACCGFRSEESTTDVFKKSNLNVQITTSTKGSTNCVEANGNGPLSQPYCYKMCLTPESSKSEFMFLKSCSPMNATPQKNNAKGADYPKSGWSAQDSRSLIVNNGATIPNELKQANMDWTLTKNQRNSAHKSFSSMERTFPRRPRPDPDGFSCPVAPQYYTWGSHMRAEYKMSSQVEGIGELGSVGSAGRVPTRSWTPSYTQPPSAQPPPDYQHNVYIPGTPSGYCTLKPAPRGELDVYNSFSTFGKNKRLISSYDPSFDQREDNLINNDFFK; encoded by the exons ATGGACCTCCGAGGCGCAAAGAGACGGCTTGGGGGGATATGGCAGGTGACATGCCTAGCTCTCGTCGTATGTGTCCTGGATTTAGTTTGGGCTCAGATTCGTTATTCAATCCCTGAGGAACTGGAACATGGCGCTTTTGTTGGAAATATAGCCGATGACTTGGGTTTAGACGTCGAGAGACTCTCTGCGCGCAGGTTCAGGATAGTTTCAGGAGCAAAAAAGCAATACTTGGAGGTGAATTtagaaaattgtattttatttgtaaaCGAAATAATTGATCGAGAGGAACTATGTGAACAGAGTCTGTCTTGCTCTTTCCATTTGCAAGTGGTAATTGAAAACCCATTGGAACTGTACAGGGTTGAGGTGGAGATTTTAGATGTGAACGATAACTCACCCAGTTTTCCGTGGAGTGAGTTTAATTTGGATATATCCGAGTCGGCGGTACCCGGGTCCCGCTTCCCACTAGAGAGCGCGCAGGACTTGGACGTTGGCAGCAACTCGCTCCGCTCTTATCTGCTGAGTGTGAATGAACATTTTGTCCTGGACATCCAGACGCGTAGTGATGGCAGTAAGTTTGCGGAGTTGGTCCTGGAGAGCCCCTTGGACAGAGAGCAGCAGAATACGCACCAAATGGTGCTGACGGCTGTGGATGGAGGCTCGCCAGAAAGATCTGGGACAGCGCAAATCAATATAACAGTTCTGGATGCAAATGACAACGCGCCCGTGTTCGACCAGTCTTTCTACAGAGTGAGGCTTGTGGAAAACGCACCGAAGGGCACCGTTGTGATAAAACTAAACGCATCGGATTTGGATGAGGGTCCTAATGCGGATATCACATACTCTTTCAGCGGGCATGCTCCCATAAAAGTGCGCGAGCTTTTCAGTGTGGATTCGCGCACTGGAGAGATCAGAGTGAAAGGGGTCGTAGATTATGAAAAGGCCAGGATGCATGAGATATATGTGCAAGCCAAGGACAAGGGCCCATCGGCAGTGGCCGTGCACTGTAAAGTTCTGGTCAATATCTTAGATGTGAATGACAACCTCCCGGAGGTGATCTTGACATCAGTGTCCACACCTGTCCAAGAGGACGCCCCACCGGGGACTGTGATAGCTGTCATCAGCGTCATGGACAAAGACTCAGGTGAAAATGGGAATGTTGACTGTGAAATTCCACATCATGTCCccttccagctccactcctctttTAAGAACTATTACACTTTGGTTACTTGTGATTTTTTGGACAGAGAGACGGTGCCAGAGTACAACATCACTCTCACAGCAAGAGATATGGGCGCACCTCCCTTGTTCACAAGGAAAACTATTTTAGTTCAAGTGTCAGACATGAACGACAACACACCCCGATTCAAGCAGCCATCATACACCGTCTATTTGACAGAGAATAACGCACCAGGAGCCTCAATTTGCTCGGTTACTGCCCTGGATCCAGATTCAGACCAAAATGCCTATCTCTCTTACTCTATTCTGGAAGGTGATATACAGGGGATGCCCGTGTCCACCTACGTCTCCATAAACTCAGACAACGGGAATATCTACGCATTGCGTTCTTTTGACCATGAGCAGCTAAGAAACTTTCAGATTTTAGTCCAAGCACAAGATGCCGGGTTTCCACCCCTGAGAACCAATGTTACAGTAAATGTCTTTATTTTGGACCAAAATGACAATGCACCAGTCATAGTAGCACCTCTACCCCAAAACGGCACCGCGGCGACTGAAGTTGTGCCCAGGTCAGTTGATGCTGGCTATCTTGTGGCAAAAATCACTGCGATGGACGCAGACGCAGGTCAAAACTCGCGTCTGTTCTACCAGGTGCTCCAGGCAAACGACCCGAGCCTGTTTAGCGTCGCCCTGTACACGGGCGAAATCAGGACGATTCGCCGATTTGTGGAAAAAGACCCCATAAGGCAAATGCTGGTCATTCTGGTCAAGGACAACGGTCAGCCACCCCTTTCGGCCACAGTTTCCATCATCCTGTCAGTTGTTGACAACGTGCCAGAATCGCTGCCTGATTTCGGCGACCTCACACTGAGCCCCCAGTACCGCTCGAACCTCACGCTGTACTTAATAGTGTCTCTGGGCGTTATCTCGTTCACGTTTCTGGTGGCTATTATCGTCCTGGCAGCGATAAAGGGATACAGGGACAGACATTCCATTCGGAGGTATAACTGCTCTCTGAGTGCATGCTGCGGGTTCCGATCAGAGGAGTCTACCACTGATGTGTTCAAGAAGTCCAACTTGAACGTGCAGATAACCACAAGCACCAAAGGATCCACGAACTGCGTTGAGGCAAATGGCAACGGCCCCCTTTCTCAGCCATACTGCTACAAGATGTGTCTGACCCCGGAATCATCCAAGAGCGAGTTCATGTTCCTAAAGTCATGCAGTCCAATGAATGCGACTCCACAGAAAAATAATGCCAAGGGCGCAGACTACCCCAAATCGGGTTGGAGCGCACAGGACTCCCGCAGCCTGATAGTGAACAACGGAGCAACTATTCCGAACGAG CTCAAGCAAGCGAACATGGACTGGACATTGACGAAAAATCAACGAAATTCAGCACACAAAAG CTTTAGCTCCATGGAGAGGACCTTCCCACGTAGACCCAGGCCGGACCCGGATGGCTTTTCCTGCCCGGTGGCACCACAGTACTATACCTGGGGTAGTCATATGCGTG CAGAATACAAGATGTCCTCCCAGGTCGAAGGGATTGGAGAGCTAGGAAGTGTTGGAAGTGCAGGAAGGGTTCCAACCCGTTCGTGGACTCCGAGCTACACCCAGCCTCCATCTGCACAGCCACCACCTGACTACCAGCACAACGTCTACATCCCTGGCACACCGTCTGGGTACTGCACTCTGAAGCCTGCACCCAGGGGGGAACTGGATGTCTACAACTCATTCTCTACGTTTGGAAAGAATAAGAGGCTCATCTCTAGCTATGACCCGAGCTTTGACCAGAGAGAGGACAACCTGATAAACAATGACTTTTTTAAATGA